A window of Pusillimonas sp. T7-7 contains these coding sequences:
- the flhA gene encoding flagellar biosynthesis protein FlhA gives MNSFIALLKENGSAHARLMAGPVLILMVLAMMILPLPAFILDLLFTFNISLAVMILLVAMFTKKPLDFAAFPAVLLFATLLRLALNVASTRVVLLHGHKGPDAAGQVIEAFGHFLVGGNFAVGIVVFIILVIINFIVITKGAGRIAEVGARFTLDAMPGKQMAIDADLNAGLVGEDEARRRRAEVSQEAEFYGSMDGASKFVRGDAVAGLLVMIINIIGGLIIGVGQHDLSFSEAGRVYTLLTIGDGLVAQIPALVISTAAGVVVSRVATDQDVGQQMVSQLFANPNVLFITAGIMGAMGLIPGMPHIAFLLLAAAMAGGGWLMYKRQLAEKVQQAEEPAKAQAAVEAAAAEASWDDVAMLDPLGLEVGYRLISLVDHTQNGELLHRIRSLRKKFAQEVGFLPPVVHIRDNLELKPNEYRILLSGVEIGHGAATPGQWLAIDPGGVSMKLPGTTTTDPAFGLPAVWIDVAMREQAQIAGYTVVDAGTVIATHLNHLMHRYGGQLLGRQEVQQLLDHIGREAPKLVEDLVPKTVSLTLLQKLLRGLLNEEVPIRDMRSIIDTLAEHAPRLAALNPAGSGPDANELLALTRVALGRAIVQQWFPGDAELRVIGLDPRLERVLTQALTTSGALEPGLAESVLIDAQRAVQTQEANGDASVLVVPPVLRSSLSRFLRHHFPQLGVLSNAEIPDERMLKVTAQIGGPAQ, from the coding sequence ATGAACAGTTTTATTGCATTGCTTAAAGAAAACGGCTCGGCCCACGCCCGCCTGATGGCCGGTCCGGTGCTGATCCTCATGGTGCTGGCCATGATGATCCTGCCGTTGCCGGCCTTTATTCTTGATTTGTTGTTCACCTTCAATATCTCGCTGGCGGTCATGATTCTGCTGGTGGCGATGTTCACGAAGAAGCCGCTGGACTTCGCCGCCTTTCCCGCCGTGCTGCTGTTCGCGACACTGTTGCGCCTGGCGCTTAATGTGGCCTCGACCCGGGTCGTGCTGCTGCACGGACATAAAGGACCGGACGCGGCGGGCCAGGTCATCGAGGCCTTCGGGCATTTTCTGGTGGGCGGCAATTTTGCCGTCGGCATCGTTGTCTTCATTATTCTGGTCATCATCAATTTTATTGTGATCACCAAGGGTGCCGGCCGAATTGCCGAAGTGGGTGCGCGCTTTACCCTGGACGCCATGCCGGGCAAGCAGATGGCCATCGACGCAGACCTGAATGCCGGCCTGGTGGGCGAAGACGAGGCGCGCCGACGCCGTGCCGAGGTGTCGCAGGAAGCTGAGTTCTATGGCTCCATGGATGGCGCCAGCAAGTTTGTGCGCGGCGATGCCGTGGCGGGCTTGCTGGTCATGATCATCAATATTATTGGCGGCCTGATCATCGGCGTGGGCCAGCACGATCTGTCGTTCAGCGAAGCGGGGCGCGTGTACACGCTGCTGACCATAGGCGACGGCCTGGTTGCGCAGATTCCCGCCTTGGTCATTTCCACCGCTGCCGGCGTGGTGGTGTCGCGCGTGGCGACCGATCAGGACGTCGGCCAGCAAATGGTCAGCCAGTTGTTTGCCAACCCCAATGTGCTCTTCATTACGGCTGGCATCATGGGTGCAATGGGCTTGATACCCGGCATGCCGCACATTGCCTTTTTGCTGCTCGCGGCCGCCATGGCCGGCGGCGGCTGGCTGATGTATAAGCGCCAGTTGGCGGAAAAAGTGCAACAGGCCGAGGAGCCCGCGAAGGCGCAGGCGGCCGTAGAGGCCGCAGCGGCCGAAGCCAGCTGGGATGACGTGGCCATGCTGGACCCGCTGGGCCTGGAAGTGGGCTATCGCCTGATATCGCTGGTGGACCATACCCAGAATGGCGAGTTGCTGCATCGCATACGCAGCCTGCGCAAGAAGTTCGCCCAAGAGGTGGGCTTTCTGCCGCCGGTGGTGCATATACGCGATAACCTGGAACTCAAGCCTAATGAATACCGCATTCTGTTGTCAGGGGTGGAAATCGGCCATGGCGCGGCCACACCCGGGCAATGGCTGGCGATTGATCCGGGCGGGGTCAGCATGAAGCTGCCCGGCACGACAACCACCGACCCGGCCTTCGGCCTGCCTGCGGTCTGGATCGATGTCGCCATGCGCGAGCAGGCGCAGATCGCCGGCTACACCGTGGTGGACGCGGGTACGGTGATTGCAACGCATCTGAATCATCTGATGCATCGTTATGGCGGGCAACTGCTTGGTCGCCAGGAAGTACAGCAACTGCTCGACCACATCGGGCGCGAGGCGCCGAAGCTGGTGGAAGACTTGGTGCCCAAGACCGTCAGCCTGACCTTGCTGCAAAAACTCCTGCGCGGCTTGCTGAATGAAGAAGTGCCCATCCGGGACATGCGTAGCATTATTGATACCCTGGCCGAACACGCGCCGCGCCTGGCGGCGCTGAATCCGGCCGGGTCCGGCCCCGATGCCAACGAGCTGCTGGCGCTTACACGGGTTGCGCTGGGCAGGGCGATTGTGCAGCAATGGTTTCCGGGCGATGCCGAGTTGCGGGTGATAGGGCTGGACCCTCGTCTGGAGCGTGTGCTGACGCAGGCGCTGACCACCAGCGGTGCACTGGAGCCCGGTCTGGCCGAAAGCGTGCTGATCGATGCCCAGCGCGCTGTCCAGACCCAAGAGGCCAATGGCGATGCCAGCGTGCTGGTGGTGCCGCCGGTGCTGCGGTCTTCGCTGTCCAGATTCCTGCGGCATCATTTCCCGCAACTGGGGGTTTTGTCCAACGCTGAAATACCGGATGAGCGCATGCTTAAAGTCACCGCCCAGATAGGCGGGCCGGCACAATGA
- the flhF gene encoding flagellar biosynthesis protein FlhF has protein sequence MNISRFLGSTNREALRQVRLALGPDALIVSNRRVNGGVEILATDATSAEAAAASVAPMPSGAVSPPEGDTGVEVMSAIGEMRGALEARMDDLMWGNQLRRVPQAAALFQTMLGFGFSTALLRAMLKRLPEALSGKAAVQWVRQELIAHLPVLESENDLWARGRAIALVGPTGVGKTTTIAKLAARCVRRAGPDSLVLLTTDTYRIGAHEQLKIYGQMMRVPVHVAQDVDELQAIIRQVHPDQTLLIDNVGISQRDHYIAEQAAMLAGAGRPVSRLLVLNATSHGDTLDEVARSYVNDGGSPLAGCIITKVDEASRTGASLDTALRYQLPIHFVSIGQKVPEDLMPARPAELVDQALAHSNPASVLYAPTEADFAALMSLSKPAEDNTGKAAAEQRRKQWLPGLLSMVGGGALAMDDLHAACDFVDDDIALAQAYGLWRAPGSSDGAVSLEGSLRHLERVARNALAEEGGPLLAVHDQLTLTLTLQNGLRCHLRASLLLSGRGKALTTPLQQLGFPGGWVSSAGESASAAPAAGDALLRQIMALGSPSSLMHLFEGGSQALWRKVNGSGVRWMAQVSGTTRVIVDDEATTVGALAKTLLHQPLAAADLLAELDHVAGIAVNDLVIWAACSPVTLLARRQAPLVLQMVCLRLVHRQNGNVIKTLHGLGAPHDGAAPSWLAACLLIRAEARSSLRNAAQLWRLLDQDRPEKSEQEQAMTAVQCAMAAWRLGQCGKAHAARSVAASLIGKPALPSSWRAPALLKLFALKALMP, from the coding sequence ATGAACATCAGTCGATTCCTGGGCAGCACCAATCGCGAAGCGCTACGCCAGGTTCGCCTGGCATTGGGGCCCGATGCATTGATCGTATCCAATCGTCGCGTCAATGGCGGCGTGGAAATCCTTGCCACCGACGCGACATCGGCCGAGGCGGCTGCCGCGAGTGTGGCGCCGATGCCTTCGGGCGCGGTCAGTCCGCCCGAGGGCGACACCGGCGTCGAGGTCATGAGCGCCATTGGTGAAATGCGCGGCGCTCTGGAAGCGCGCATGGACGACCTGATGTGGGGCAATCAATTGCGCCGGGTTCCCCAGGCGGCAGCGCTCTTTCAGACGATGCTCGGCTTTGGATTCAGCACGGCGTTGTTGCGCGCCATGCTCAAGCGCCTGCCTGAAGCGCTGTCGGGCAAGGCGGCTGTGCAATGGGTTCGCCAGGAACTCATCGCGCATCTGCCGGTGCTCGAAAGCGAAAACGACTTGTGGGCGCGCGGCCGCGCCATCGCGCTGGTGGGGCCTACCGGGGTGGGCAAGACCACCACGATTGCCAAACTGGCGGCGCGTTGCGTTCGCCGCGCCGGCCCGGACAGCCTGGTATTGCTGACCACGGATACCTACCGGATCGGAGCGCATGAGCAATTGAAGATCTACGGGCAGATGATGCGTGTTCCTGTTCATGTGGCGCAGGACGTGGATGAACTGCAGGCCATCATTCGCCAGGTGCACCCGGACCAGACGCTATTGATAGACAACGTCGGCATCAGCCAACGCGATCACTATATTGCCGAGCAGGCCGCCATGCTGGCCGGCGCGGGCCGGCCGGTCAGTCGCTTGCTGGTGCTTAACGCGACCAGCCATGGCGATACCCTGGATGAGGTGGCCCGCAGTTATGTCAATGACGGCGGCTCGCCGTTGGCGGGTTGTATTATTACCAAGGTGGATGAAGCCAGCCGGACTGGTGCGTCGCTCGATACCGCCTTGCGCTATCAACTGCCCATTCATTTCGTGTCTATTGGCCAGAAGGTGCCGGAAGACCTGATGCCGGCGCGGCCCGCCGAGCTGGTCGACCAGGCGCTGGCGCACAGCAATCCGGCCAGCGTTTTGTACGCGCCCACCGAGGCCGATTTCGCGGCCCTGATGTCCCTCAGCAAGCCGGCCGAGGACAACACCGGCAAGGCTGCGGCGGAGCAGCGGCGCAAACAATGGCTGCCGGGCCTGCTTTCCATGGTCGGCGGCGGTGCATTGGCTATGGATGATTTGCATGCCGCCTGCGACTTTGTGGACGACGACATTGCATTGGCTCAAGCCTACGGGTTATGGCGCGCACCCGGCTCGTCGGATGGGGCCGTCAGTCTGGAGGGCAGCTTGCGGCATCTGGAGCGGGTCGCCCGCAATGCGCTGGCGGAAGAGGGCGGCCCTTTGCTGGCCGTCCACGATCAGTTGACCTTGACCTTGACCTTGCAAAATGGCCTGCGATGCCATTTACGGGCAAGTCTGCTATTGAGCGGGCGGGGCAAGGCCTTGACCACGCCGCTGCAGCAGTTGGGTTTTCCAGGCGGCTGGGTGTCATCGGCCGGAGAGTCGGCCTCGGCGGCCCCCGCTGCAGGCGATGCCTTGTTGCGCCAGATCATGGCGCTGGGGTCGCCATCGTCGCTCATGCACCTGTTCGAGGGTGGCAGCCAGGCCTTATGGCGCAAGGTGAATGGCAGCGGAGTGCGCTGGATGGCTCAGGTTTCCGGCACGACACGGGTGATCGTCGACGATGAGGCGACTACCGTGGGCGCCCTGGCCAAGACTTTGCTGCATCAGCCGCTGGCGGCCGCTGATCTGCTGGCCGAGCTGGATCATGTCGCGGGTATTGCCGTCAATGATTTGGTGATATGGGCGGCATGCAGCCCAGTGACTTTGCTGGCGCGGCGGCAAGCGCCGCTGGTTTTGCAAATGGTCTGCCTGCGTCTGGTGCATCGTCAGAATGGCAATGTCATCAAGACACTGCATGGTCTGGGCGCCCCTCATGATGGCGCGGCCCCTTCCTGGCTGGCGGCTTGCCTGCTTATCCGTGCCGAAGCCCGCTCAAGCTTGCGGAACGCGGCGCAGTTGTGGCGCCTGCTGGATCAGGATAGACCCGAAAAATCAGAGCAGGAACAAGCGATGACGGCGGTGCAGTGCGCCATGGCGGCCTGGAGACTGGGGCAGTGCGGCAAGGCGCATGCGGCGCGTTCTGTGGCGGCAAGCCTGATAGGCAAGCCGGCCTTGCCGTCCTCGTGGCGGGCGCCGGCGCTGCTTAAGTTGTTTGCGCTTAAAGCGCTTATGCCTTAG
- a CDS encoding flagella synthesis protein FlgN, whose amino-acid sequence MNSTITQLHTCLENETSLVCEFIELLEAEAQVLTDGGHEEELAVSTAKKDAYARQLAQAAETRQTLLATLGHGADRTGLDAAANEYPALRAASDRLLEQTRKASELNASNGAIIDTFLEHNQQALDMLRTLAGAQSLYDAKGRTRPGGKGQTKDIKVG is encoded by the coding sequence ATGAACAGCACCATCACACAGTTGCACACCTGCCTGGAAAACGAAACATCTTTGGTATGCGAGTTTATCGAGCTGCTGGAAGCGGAAGCGCAGGTATTGACCGATGGCGGCCATGAAGAAGAGCTTGCCGTCAGTACGGCCAAGAAAGACGCCTACGCCAGGCAACTTGCCCAGGCTGCTGAAACACGCCAGACCCTGCTGGCCACGCTGGGCCATGGCGCCGACCGCACAGGGCTTGATGCCGCCGCAAACGAGTATCCCGCATTGAGGGCCGCCAGCGATCGACTGCTGGAACAAACACGCAAGGCCAGCGAACTGAACGCCTCTAACGGCGCCATTATCGACACTTTCCTTGAGCATAACCAACAAGCACTGGATATGCTGCGCACGCTGGCTGGCGCCCAGAGTCTGTACGATGCAAAGGGGCGTACCCGCCCGGGCGGCAAAGGCCAGACCAAGGATATCAAGGTCGGCTAA
- the flgM gene encoding flagellar biosynthesis anti-sigma factor FlgM, which translates to MKITPPSLKNPTTSPMAGTRTDGVNSANAPAGAAASGKPSVDLSSAARHLSSLENADNDINVARVQELRDAIASGQLKIDPSRIADGLLASVRDLLK; encoded by the coding sequence TTGAAAATCACCCCACCCTCTTTGAAAAACCCGACGACCAGCCCCATGGCAGGCACGCGGACCGATGGCGTGAACAGTGCGAATGCGCCTGCTGGCGCCGCGGCCAGCGGCAAGCCGTCAGTCGATCTCAGCAGCGCCGCAAGGCATTTGTCCAGCCTCGAAAATGCCGACAACGACATCAACGTGGCCCGCGTCCAGGAGCTGCGCGACGCCATCGCATCCGGACAGCTCAAGATAGATCCCAGCCGCATCGCCGACGGCCTGCTGGCCAGCGTACGCGACCTGCTCAAATAA
- the flgA gene encoding flagellar basal body P-ring formation chaperone FlgA: MQKPWLIFALALGSVFTTVHAALPANAAAAVQDPALVAAEVEDFLRSQASTYSGSAHVTVETPRIQNQPACDQLQAYLPSGQRLRSRMSVGVRCVAPEVWTSHVKTTLSIQGYYYVANRNIEVGEVVSLDDMAAREGDILRLANNIIFDPSQAVGYIASQRIRAGGPIKSSALRDPDSIQRGQMVRTEARGAGFVATGEGQALQNGAPGAQIQVRASSGQVISGVVVNAHTVRIVM; encoded by the coding sequence ATGCAAAAGCCATGGCTCATTTTCGCCCTCGCGCTGGGCTCAGTATTTACAACAGTACACGCCGCCCTGCCCGCCAACGCCGCTGCCGCGGTGCAAGACCCCGCCCTTGTGGCCGCCGAGGTCGAGGACTTTCTACGCTCGCAGGCCAGCACTTACTCCGGATCGGCTCACGTCACGGTAGAAACGCCGCGCATCCAGAACCAGCCGGCCTGCGATCAGTTGCAAGCCTATCTGCCCTCCGGGCAGCGACTGCGTTCGCGCATGTCGGTGGGCGTGCGCTGCGTGGCGCCCGAGGTGTGGACATCGCATGTAAAGACCACTTTGAGCATCCAGGGCTATTACTATGTGGCCAACCGGAATATCGAAGTAGGCGAAGTGGTCTCGCTGGACGACATGGCCGCACGCGAAGGCGATATATTGCGCTTGGCCAACAATATTATTTTTGATCCCAGCCAGGCGGTGGGCTATATAGCCAGCCAGCGCATCCGCGCGGGCGGCCCCATCAAATCCAGCGCCCTGCGCGACCCCGACTCAATACAGCGCGGCCAAATGGTGCGGACCGAGGCTCGCGGCGCCGGCTTTGTCGCGACCGGTGAAGGCCAGGCTTTGCAAAACGGTGCGCCCGGCGCCCAGATCCAGGTACGGGCCAGTTCGGGACAGGTCATCAGCGGCGTGGTGGTCAATGCCCATACGGTGCGGATCGTAATGTAA
- the flgB gene encoding flagellar basal body rod protein FlgB, whose amino-acid sequence MIDRIGDDLGFYQTALALRQKRQEVLAANIANADTPNYKARDFDFTAALNQAMDGGGSMHLPDTQLALTSARHIPAKAVTPDPAPLLYRQPLQPSMDGNTVDMDVERVAFADNTANYQTDLTIISARIKGIMAALQQ is encoded by the coding sequence ATGATCGATCGTATCGGTGATGATTTGGGTTTTTACCAGACGGCGCTGGCCTTACGCCAGAAACGCCAGGAGGTGCTGGCCGCCAATATAGCCAATGCCGACACACCCAACTATAAAGCGCGCGACTTTGATTTTACCGCTGCGCTGAACCAGGCCATGGACGGTGGCGGCAGCATGCATTTGCCCGACACGCAGCTTGCCTTGACCTCGGCCCGCCACATTCCGGCCAAGGCCGTCACGCCGGATCCCGCGCCTTTGCTGTACCGACAGCCGCTGCAGCCCAGCATGGATGGCAATACGGTAGACATGGACGTGGAGCGCGTGGCGTTTGCCGACAACACGGCCAACTACCAGACCGATCTGACCATTATCTCGGCCCGCATCAAGGGCATCATGGCGGCGTTGCAGCAATAG
- the flgC gene encoding flagellar basal body rod protein FlgC encodes MSTSSIFQIAGSALTAQSQRMNVTASNLANADSVAGPDGQPYRARQVVFQMAPVAGQSQAAAVGGVRVAAVVESAAPPRLQYDPKNPLANDDGYVTMPNVDVVAETVNMISASRSYQANVEVINTAKSLMMRTLSIGQ; translated from the coding sequence ATGTCGACAAGCAGCATATTCCAGATCGCCGGATCCGCGCTGACAGCACAGTCGCAGCGCATGAACGTCACGGCCAGCAACCTGGCCAATGCAGACAGCGTGGCGGGCCCGGATGGCCAGCCTTATCGCGCCCGCCAGGTGGTGTTCCAGATGGCGCCGGTGGCCGGCCAGTCGCAGGCGGCCGCGGTAGGCGGTGTGCGCGTGGCAGCCGTTGTTGAAAGCGCCGCGCCGCCCCGACTGCAGTACGACCCCAAGAACCCTCTGGCCAATGACGATGGTTACGTCACCATGCCGAATGTGGACGTGGTGGCTGAAACCGTCAACATGATTTCCGCCTCGCGTTCTTATCAGGCCAACGTTGAAGTCATCAATACGGCAAAAAGCCTGATGATGCGCACGTTGTCGATCGGCCAATAA
- a CDS encoding flagellar hook capping FlgD N-terminal domain-containing protein: MTTSTNAVGSTDSSAMSYAQAGTNSLMGDTQDRFLTLLVTQLQNQDPLNPMDNAQVTSQIAQLSTVNGINQLNTTLLALSGQMDVSQSMQAAGLIGKEVLVPGSKISLGGEIGKKVSTPFGIDFISPATKTTVTIQDSTGKAVRQIELDPQPAGIVSLQWDGKGDGGVELADGAYTVQVAASDADGNPVSAGALMYGKVGSVAYSSSGLQLDLGLAGKFSLLDIRKIM, encoded by the coding sequence GTGACCACAAGCACCAACGCGGTTGGCAGTACAGACAGCAGCGCCATGAGCTATGCCCAGGCCGGCACAAACAGCCTGATGGGTGATACCCAGGACCGGTTCCTGACATTGCTCGTCACGCAGTTGCAGAACCAGGACCCGCTCAACCCCATGGACAATGCGCAGGTCACATCGCAGATCGCACAGCTTTCCACGGTGAACGGCATCAATCAGTTGAACACCACCTTGCTGGCGCTGTCTGGTCAGATGGATGTGTCGCAGTCCATGCAGGCGGCCGGTTTGATCGGCAAGGAAGTGCTGGTGCCCGGCAGCAAGATTTCGCTGGGTGGAGAAATCGGCAAGAAGGTGTCTACGCCTTTCGGTATCGACTTTATATCGCCAGCCACCAAGACCACAGTGACGATACAGGACAGTACGGGCAAGGCCGTGCGCCAAATTGAACTCGACCCGCAGCCGGCCGGCATCGTGTCCCTGCAGTGGGACGGCAAGGGCGATGGCGGCGTGGAACTGGCCGACGGCGCTTATACCGTTCAGGTCGCGGCATCCGACGCGGACGGCAATCCGGTATCGGCGGGCGCCCTGATGTACGGCAAGGTGGGCAGCGTGGCGTACTCATCCAGCGGCTTGCAGCTGGATCTGGGTCTGGCGGGCAAGTTTTCCCTGCTGGATATACGAAAAATCATGTAG
- the flgE gene encoding flagellar hook protein FlgE: protein MGFGQGLSGLNAAAQNLDVIGNNIANSGTVGFKAGTASFADVYASSRVGLGTQVASINQRFTIGSVSNTGNQFDMAIDGASGLFRVTDPSGSVLYTRNGQFSPDKDGYLVNAQGHRLTGYEEGGTNLVPIRVPTGNIAPAATGVVTSKVNVDANAPLAGGADPSATPPVPAATFDPAVPSTYTHSLPINVYDSLGNSHQMMQYFAKREGTATSSTWDVYYRIGGQTVSAPLDGATQMTFDQGGRLTAPTTPVAVQMTAVPGASPAEALNFTVDYADSTQFGGDFAFSFGQDGYPTGEYASMAIAADGSIVASYTNGETQTMGSLVLVDFANVQGLQPVGGNAWVETSTSGQPILGRPGSNGMARIKGQAVEESNVDMSQELVNMIIAQRTYQANAQTIKTQDQIMQTLISMR, encoded by the coding sequence ATGGGTTTCGGACAAGGTCTCAGCGGATTGAACGCCGCCGCACAGAATCTGGATGTGATAGGCAACAATATCGCCAACTCCGGCACGGTGGGCTTCAAGGCCGGCACGGCATCGTTCGCCGACGTCTACGCCAGCTCGCGCGTGGGTCTGGGCACGCAGGTAGCCAGCATCAATCAGCGCTTCACCATCGGCTCGGTGTCCAATACCGGCAACCAGTTCGACATGGCCATCGATGGGGCCAGCGGCCTGTTCCGGGTGACCGACCCCAGCGGCAGCGTGCTGTATACGCGCAATGGCCAGTTCTCGCCGGACAAGGATGGTTACCTGGTCAACGCCCAAGGCCATCGCCTGACCGGCTATGAAGAGGGCGGCACCAACCTCGTGCCGATACGCGTGCCCACCGGCAATATTGCACCGGCGGCTACGGGCGTGGTGACCTCCAAAGTGAATGTGGACGCGAATGCGCCGTTGGCGGGTGGTGCGGATCCGAGTGCAACGCCTCCGGTTCCCGCCGCGACCTTTGATCCGGCCGTCCCCAGCACGTATACGCATTCTCTGCCCATCAACGTTTACGATTCGTTGGGCAATTCGCATCAAATGATGCAGTACTTTGCCAAGCGCGAGGGGACGGCAACGAGCAGCACCTGGGATGTCTACTATCGTATCGGCGGCCAGACTGTCAGTGCACCGCTGGATGGCGCCACTCAAATGACCTTCGACCAAGGCGGGCGCCTGACGGCGCCTACGACCCCCGTCGCTGTCCAAATGACAGCAGTTCCCGGCGCCTCGCCTGCCGAAGCGCTTAACTTCACCGTCGACTACGCCGACTCCACGCAATTCGGCGGCGACTTTGCTTTCAGCTTCGGCCAGGACGGCTACCCCACGGGTGAATACGCCAGCATGGCCATTGCGGCCGACGGTTCCATTGTGGCCAGCTACACCAATGGTGAAACCCAGACCATGGGTTCGCTGGTGCTGGTGGACTTTGCCAACGTGCAGGGCCTGCAGCCGGTGGGCGGCAATGCCTGGGTTGAAACCTCGACCTCGGGCCAACCCATATTGGGCCGCCCCGGCTCCAACGGCATGGCGCGCATCAAGGGCCAGGCGGTAGAGGAATCCAATGTGGACATGAGCCAGGAACTGGTCAATATGATTATTGCGCAGCGCACTTATCAGGCCAATGCGCAAACCATCAAGACGCAGGATCAGATCATGCAGACGCTGATCTCGATGCGCTAA
- the flgF gene encoding flagellar basal-body rod protein FlgF gives MDRIIYTAAGGAARVLEQQAVISNNLANVNTAGFREQMAIYRSVPVVGAAPSLPTRVSTVTSTPSSHMGQGVMVETGHALDAAITGDGWFSVQTPQGEAYTRAGEFAVNEQSLLVNLQGYPVLSADGAPIEIPERGAVTFSGDGQISALGAGDRPNDIQLIGQLKLVNPQAADLVRGGDGLFRAANGQPAQADPEVRMIAGFVEKSNVNPAEAMVGMIANARRFEMQMKVIQDASSNAERANSILSTN, from the coding sequence ATGGATCGCATTATCTACACGGCGGCCGGTGGCGCTGCCCGCGTGCTGGAACAGCAGGCCGTCATCAGCAATAACCTGGCCAACGTCAACACGGCGGGCTTTCGCGAGCAGATGGCCATTTATCGTTCCGTGCCCGTGGTGGGCGCCGCCCCAAGTCTGCCTACGCGCGTCTCCACGGTCACGTCCACGCCATCCAGCCATATGGGACAGGGCGTGATGGTGGAAACCGGCCATGCGCTTGATGCCGCCATTACCGGCGATGGCTGGTTCAGTGTGCAAACGCCGCAGGGCGAAGCCTATACCCGCGCCGGCGAGTTCGCCGTCAACGAGCAAAGCTTGCTGGTCAATCTTCAAGGTTACCCGGTGCTGTCGGCGGATGGTGCGCCCATAGAAATTCCCGAGCGCGGTGCAGTGACTTTTTCAGGCGACGGGCAGATATCGGCGCTGGGCGCCGGCGATAGGCCGAACGACATTCAGCTCATCGGTCAGCTCAAGCTGGTCAACCCCCAGGCGGCTGATCTGGTGCGCGGGGGCGATGGCTTGTTTCGAGCGGCCAATGGTCAGCCTGCGCAGGCCGATCCCGAAGTGCGCATGATTGCCGGCTTTGTCGAGAAAAGCAATGTGAACCCGGCCGAAGCCATGGTGGGCATGATCGCCAATGCGCGCCGCTTTGAAATGCAGATGAAAGTCATACAGGACGCCAGCTCCAACGCTGAACGCGCCAATTCCATCCTGTCCACCAATTAA
- the flgG gene encoding flagellar basal-body rod protein FlgG — MIRSLWIAKTGLESQQTNMDVISNNLANVNTTGFKRSRANFEDLMYQTIRQPGAQVGAANQLPSGLQIGTGVRTVATERIHTQGNLKDTGNSMDIAIQGKGFLQVEMPDGTFAYTRDGSLQVDQNGQLVTAGGYPIQPPINIPDNALTITIARDGMVSVTQPGATGANVEVGQLQLNTFINPTGLQSAGENLYVETDASGPANFAQPGLDGAGLVLQQYTETSNVNVAEELVNMITTQRAYEMNSKAIETSDQMLARLTQL; from the coding sequence ATGATACGTTCGCTCTGGATCGCCAAGACGGGCCTGGAATCGCAGCAGACCAATATGGATGTGATTTCCAACAACCTGGCCAACGTCAATACCACGGGCTTCAAGCGCAGCCGCGCCAACTTTGAAGACCTGATGTACCAGACCATACGCCAGCCGGGCGCCCAGGTGGGCGCCGCCAACCAGCTGCCTTCGGGCCTGCAGATAGGTACTGGCGTGCGCACCGTGGCCACCGAGCGTATTCATACGCAAGGCAACCTGAAAGACACCGGAAATTCGATGGACATCGCCATCCAGGGCAAGGGCTTTCTACAAGTGGAAATGCCCGACGGCACCTTTGCCTATACTCGCGACGGCAGCCTGCAAGTGGACCAGAACGGCCAGTTGGTGACGGCCGGCGGCTATCCCATTCAGCCGCCCATCAATATTCCCGACAATGCGCTGACCATTACCATTGCCCGCGATGGCATGGTATCGGTGACACAGCCGGGCGCAACGGGCGCCAATGTCGAGGTGGGCCAGCTGCAGCTGAACACGTTCATCAACCCCACCGGTTTGCAAAGCGCGGGCGAGAACCTGTATGTGGAAACCGATGCGTCCGGCCCTGCCAACTTTGCCCAGCCGGGCCTGGATGGCGCCGGCCTGGTGTTGCAGCAGTACACCGAAACGTCCAATGTGAATGTGGCCGAGGAACTGGTCAATATGATCACCACCCAGCGCGCTTACGAAATGAACAGCAAGGCCATCGAGACCTCGGATCAGATGCTGGCGCGCCTGACTCAACTGTAA